The Candidatus Krumholzibacteriia bacterium sequence GCCCATCTACATCCTGGCACTCGGCGGCGGGGCCATGGCCATCGGCCTCCTGCAGGCCATGGACAACCTGCTCTCCGCGCTCTACTCGTTTCCCGGCGGTTACCTGGCGGATCGCATGGGCGTCAAGCGCGCGCTGCTGGTCTTCAACCTGGTGGCCATTGCGGGCTTCGCGCTGGTCATTCTGATTCCGGCGTGGCAGGCGGTGCTGGCGGGCGCGGTGTTGTTCCTCTCCTGGTCGGCGCTTTCTCTTCCCGCCACCATCAGTCTTCTGTACAAGGTGCTGCCCCAGCACAAGCGCACCATGGGTGTGAGCATGCTCTCGCTGGTGCGACGGGTCCCCAAGGCCATCGGCCCGCTGCTGGGCGGCGTGTTCATTGCGCTGTGGGGCGAGCGCGACGGCGTGCGGTTGGCGTTCGTGGCCGCAATGGCCATGGCGGTGGTGGCGCTGTTCCTGCAACAGCGCCTCATCGCGGATGATTCGCCGGGTACGGCCGGGGCCCTTGCGTCGCCAGCCGAGCGCGACCCGCGCAAACTCTACCGCCTCATGAACCCCGCCATGAAGCGCCTGCTGGTGAGCGACATCCTCATCCGCTTCTGCGAGCAGATTCCCTACGCGTTCGTGGTGGTGTGGTGCATGAAGACCATCGCGGCGCCGGTGACGGCGGTGCAGTTCGGCCTTCTGACCACCATCGAAATGGTGGTGGCGATGCTCATCTATATACCTGTCGCTCGCCTGGCCGATCGCGGTGCCAAGAAGCGCTACGTGCTCATCACATTCGTCTTCTTCACGATATTCCCGCTGGTGCTCTTCTACTGCCACTCGTTTGAATGGCTGGTGGTGGCGTTCGTGGTGCGGGGCTTGAAGGAGTTCGGCGACCCCACGCGCAAGTCGCTCATCATGGATCTTTGCCCGGAGCAGAACCGGGCGGGGATGTTCGGGCTCTACTACCTGATCCGCGACGTGGTGGTTTCCGTCGCCGCACTGGGCGGGGCCTTCCTGTGGCAGATCAGCCCGGAGTTGAACCTGATGACGGCGTTCGCCTTTGGCATCATCGGTACCACATGGTTTGCCGCCTTCGGCCGCGACCTGCGCGAACCATCCGCATGAGAGGGCCGGACAAAGAAAAGCCCCCGCCGGCCGATGCCGACGGGGGCTTGTGATTGCTGCGGGACGTTTAGAGACTACTTGCGATAGTGATCCTTCACCGCGCCCCAGGTGGTGTTCTCGGTGGGGACCGTCTGGCAGTCCGGACCGAGGATCTCCTCCGGGTTCGTGCAGCCGGGCTCGAAGGTGGCCGCGCGCAGGTGCGCCTGGAACATGCCACCGTCGTTGCGGGTGACGAAAATGCCGGTCGAACTGCTCCCCGGCGTCGTGCAGTAGAAGATGGGGAACGTACAAGTGGCATCGGACGGCATCGTGAAATCGAACTCGTACACGCCATCCGCAACATAGGTGGCGACGAGATCGAAGTTCCCGGAGCCGGAGCTGTTGACGCGCACGTTCAGCGTGGCGTCGGTGCCACCATTGGCGCACTCCGCGACGTTGTCGATGGTGAGGCGGTAGGTCTCACCGGGTTCGACATCCCACGCCTGCACGGCGGGGCCGGTCGGGCCCGACACGCAGCCGCCGGAAACGGACGTAACACTGATCAGACGGGCGTTGGCACTGGCCATCGCCGGGATCACAGCAATTCCTAGCATCGCAACATAGAACAGATAGCGCTTGATCATCATGGACTCTCCTCGAGGTTCGGGATTCACACTTTGCAATATGTTCTTCGACGCGGCGCTATCTCCCCATCGCTCGACTCGCCAAACAAACGCGGCGCCCGCCACGCACTCGCGTGACCGACGCACACATCCTCCGTCATTATTGAACACGTGTATTATAGCACGTTCCGGGACCTGCTGACAACGCGCGAAGGGCTTCGGCTCTCCGTGGCGGGCGGGGGAAGAACGCGAGCGGGCCAGCCGCAGCTGGCCCGCTCGCCTTAATTAGCAGCTACACAGTAAGTTGCGAGGCTACTTCAGTAGAACCATCTTCTTCTGCTCGACGAAGCTCCCCGCCGTCAGGCGGTAGAAATATACGCCCGAACTCAGGCCCGCCGCGTTGAAGTCGATTGCGTGCCGGCCGGCCCCCATCGTCCCGTCGGCCAGCGAGGCGACCCGCCTTCCCGAAACGTCGAAGACGTCCAGGCGGACGTGGCCCTCCGACGCCAGCGTGAAGGAGATGGTCGTGCGCGGGTTGAACGGGTTGGGGTAGTTCTGGTCCAGCGAATTGCCTAGTGCAACCGGGGCCTCCGGCGCCAGCGCGGGCTCCACGCCGCCCGCCTTGCGGGCCGTGGCGATGTTGGCAACCGGCTCCGAACCGAGCACGGAGGTGGTGGCGCGCCAGGTGATCGCGTCGACGTACACATCGTCGTTGTTGTCGCTGGCATCGCAGCGGAAGCGAATCTTGGCACCCGTGGGGAACGTGTACGTGCTGCGCGGCAACGTAATAGTGGCCACGTAGAAGGAACCATTGTTGAAGCTCGTTCCCGAAACGTAATTCGCCACGATCTGGTACGCGGACCCGTTGTAGTACTCCACGTAGAAGTTCTCGCCCGTCTCCATGCTCTGCGCACGGAAGTAGAACTCGATCTCCTGGGTCTGGTACGCGGTTACATTGCGGCCGGTCGTTGTATAGAACGACGACGCGGTGCCGCTGTTGTCCTGGATATCACCCGCGGCCGTGCTTTCCCACGCATAGGTTCCGCCGGTATAGCGCGACATGTCGGCGCCGCCATCGGTGAAGCTGCCCATGCCACTCTGGAAGTCATCGTAGGTGATGGTGGTCCAGGTGGTGCCGCCACCGGTCACCGAGATGTACGCCGACTTCACCTCCGGGTCGCTGCCGCACGCGTTGGTGGCGGTGAGTGTCACCGTGTAGCTCCCCGCCGCCGTGTAGGTGTGGCTGGGGTTCTGCGCGGTCGAGGTCCCGCCGTCACCGAAGTTCCAACTCCAGCTGGTGGGGCTGCCGGTGGAAAGATCGGTGAAGCTCACCGCGAGGGGCGCGACACCCGACGTCGGTGAGCCGGAGAAGTTGGCGGTAACGGTGGGCGAACAGCCGCCACCACCGCCGACCGCGGCGTTGATATCCACCATGCCGTAGCCCGAGTAGCGATCCCAGCCGGCGCCCGACTCCACGTTCACGATATCCTGGGCGGTGCTGGTGAGCTGGCTCTTGATCTGCGCCGGCGTGTAGCCCGGGTTCTTGGACTTGATAAGCGCACACACGCCCGCCGCGTACGGCGTGGCGCACGAGGTGCCGTTGAAGAACGGTTCGTAGTCGCCGCTCACGTAGCCGCCGCTGCCCTGGATGTCTGTGGTGGGCAGGATGGTGGGTGCAATGATATCCACCGCACCGGCCGCGTTGGCAGTGTTGACACCGTAGTTGGATCCCCACCAGCGTTCACCGTCGCAGGTGTAGCCGCGCGGATCGGTGCTGACACCCGGGTTGACCTCGGAAGCGCTGCTGCTGCTGCGCTTGCGGTCGCCGCAGGGCGACGCCGCACCCACACCGATG is a genomic window containing:
- a CDS encoding MFS transporter; translation: MASRTHRIVSFLALRRSTVGVLAMVVLVGMGENMAERFLPIYILALGGGAMAIGLLQAMDNLLSALYSFPGGYLADRMGVKRALLVFNLVAIAGFALVILIPAWQAVLAGAVLFLSWSALSLPATISLLYKVLPQHKRTMGVSMLSLVRRVPKAIGPLLGGVFIALWGERDGVRLAFVAAMAMAVVALFLQQRLIADDSPGTAGALASPAERDPRKLYRLMNPAMKRLLVSDILIRFCEQIPYAFVVVWCMKTIAAPVTAVQFGLLTTIEMVVAMLIYIPVARLADRGAKKRYVLITFVFFTIFPLVLFYCHSFEWLVVAFVVRGLKEFGDPTRKSLIMDLCPEQNRAGMFGLYYLIRDVVVSVAALGGAFLWQISPELNLMTAFAFGIIGTTWFAAFGRDLREPSA
- a CDS encoding S8 family serine peptidase, with amino-acid sequence MNRKTLLVCVSLLALVVLFFAFAAFAAAPRAFSPVQKGFVPAGDQVLPYAPDRIIVKFTDSSAKRSTLRVGPQLNAEAPGIETGLASVDALSRRVGVVKITRPFIEPMNTIAAQQAGVNRTYMLHLVPGADVEEAVRQYSADANVEYATPDWLAYPAVVPSDPLYPNHWGHNNTAQLPGLDWGGTYSHTLPTTVGTPGFDTNAQAGWDGTAGFGSASVIIAIIDSGVNLSHPDLNLVTGYDFGSNDSNPEDNSAAPGHGTACAGVAAARANNGLGACGAAPGCRIMPLKVANNAGSMFFSAIVNAIYYAADNGANIISMSLGAAISSDPSTDAAILYANNAGVTILAATGNENMSTISYPAINAYVIGVGAASPCGDRKRSSSSASEVNPGVSTDPRGYTCDGERWWGSNYGVNTANAAGAVDIIAPTILPTTDIQGSGGYVSGDYEPFFNGTSCATPYAAGVCALIKSKNPGYTPAQIKSQLTSTAQDIVNVESGAGWDRYSGYGMVDINAAVGGGGGCSPTVTANFSGSPTSGVAPLAVSFTDLSTGSPTSWSWNFGDGGTSTAQNPSHTYTAAGSYTVTLTATNACGSDPEVKSAYISVTGGGTTWTTITYDDFQSGMGSFTDGGADMSRYTGGTYAWESTAAGDIQDNSGTASSFYTTTGRNVTAYQTQEIEFYFRAQSMETGENFYVEYYNGSAYQIVANYVSGTSFNNGSFYVATITLPRSTYTFPTGAKIRFRCDASDNNDDVYVDAITWRATTSVLGSEPVANIATARKAGGVEPALAPEAPVALGNSLDQNYPNPFNPRTTISFTLASEGHVRLDVFDVSGRRVASLADGTMGAGRHAIDFNAAGLSSGVYFYRLTAGSFVEQKKMVLLK